Proteins from a single region of Punica granatum isolate Tunisia-2019 chromosome 8, ASM765513v2, whole genome shotgun sequence:
- the LOC116188920 gene encoding dCTP pyrophosphatase 1-like, which yields MESSCEESKTPNWDVSLLEIRDRLSEFAEVRGWTQYHSPRNLLLALVGEVGELSEIFQWKGEVAKGLPNWSTADKEHLEEELSDVLLYLVRLADVCGLDLGQAALTKITKNARKYPVARS from the exons atgGAGAGCTCTTGTGAGGAATCAAAAACACCCAATTGGGATGTGTCCCTCTTGGAGATCAGAGATAGGCTTTCTGAGTTTGCAGAGGTCAGAGGATGGACTCAATATCACAGCCCAAGAAATCTCCTCCTAGCCTTA GTGGGAGAAGTGGGAGAGCTGTCGGAGATATTCCAGTGGAAAGGGGAAGTGGCCAAGGGGTTGCCCAACTGGAGCACAGCCGATAAGGAGCACTTGGAGGAAGAGCTCTCCGATGTTCTTCTCTATCTCGTCCGTCTGGCTGATGTCTGCGGCCTCGATCTCGGCCAAGCCGCTCTCACCAAGATCACCAAGAACGCTAGGAAATACCCGGTTGCTCGatcttaa
- the LOC116188233 gene encoding heparanase-like protein 1, translating into MEFSRLSLFVLLASLPAVLCHRVTLIVDGTKTIAETDEDFICATLDWWPHDKCNYNICPWGYTSVLNLNLSHPFLAHVIQAFKNLRIRIGGSLQDQVEYDIGKLRFPCHPFRKDRSGLFGFSRSCLRMSRWDELNHLFSKTGARVTFGLNALYGRRQLRKGVWGGDWDSTNAYEFMKYTVAKGYPVDSWEFGNELSGSGIGASVGAEQYGKDLIALKGIIDQIYKNHDPKPSVIAPGGFFDQDWYARLLQVSGSGVIDFMTHHIYNLGPGSDPNLISKILDPNYLNRISDTFSKLKETIRKNGPWASPWVGESGGAYNSGGLGVSNTFVNSFWYLDQLGMAAKYSTKVYCRQSLIGGNYGLLNTTTFIPNPDYYSALLWNRLMGKGVLSIDIDSPSPLRSYAHCSRGREGVTLLLINFSNETNYKISVRNRMNLRLRIKESMDNRESIILRGLKKMVSFIGIGASEASLKREEYHLTPRDGFLQSQTMLLNGTPLDLTEDGKIPTLEPSLVGVNSPISIAPLSIAFVVLPNFDAPSCV; encoded by the exons ATGGAATTTTCTCGCCTCTCGTTGTTCGTCCTCTTAGCTTCTCTTCCTGCAGTTTTGTGTCATCGAGTTACGCTTATAGTTGATGGCACCAAAACGATTGCCGAAACGGATGAGGATTTCATCTGTGCAACTCTCGATTGGTGGCCTCACGACAAGTGCAACTACAATATATGCCCGTGGGGATACACATCTGTCTTAAACTTG aatCTGTCCCATCCTTTTCTTGCACACGTGATCCAAG CTTTCAAGAATTTAAGGATCAGGATTGGGGGTTCTCTTCAAGACCAAGTAGAGTACGATATTGGAAAGCTCAGGTTTCCATGCCACCCGTTCCGGAAGGACAGAAGTGGCCTTTTTGGCTTCTCTAGGAGCTGCTTACGCATGAGCCGGTGGGATGAACTAAATCATCTGTTCAGCAAAACCGG GGCCCGCGTGACTTTCGGCTTAAATGCACTCTATGGAAGGCGCCAACTCAGAAAGGGTGTTTGGGGAGGAGATTGGGACTCCACCAACGCTTATGAGTTTATGAAATACACAGTTGCGAAAGGATACCCTGTAGATTCCTGGGAATTTG GCAATGAGCTCAGTGGGAGTGGAATCGGAGCGAGTGTTGGGGCAGAACAGTATGGGAAAGACTTGATTGCCCTTAAAGGTATCATTGATCAGATATACAAGAATCATGATCCGAAGCCTTCAGTCATAGCACCGGGAGGGTTCTTTGATCAAGATTGGTATGCAAGGCTTCTGCAGGTTTCGGGATCAGGCGTGATTGATTTCATGACACATCATATATACAATCTCGGTCCAG GTTCTGATCCGAATCTCATTAGCAAGATATTGGACCCTAACTACTTGAACCGGATATCAGACACATTCAGCAAACTCAAAGAGACCATCCGGAAGAATGGCCCGTGGGCATCTCCATGGGTTGGTGAGTCGGGCGGAGCTTATAACAGCGGCGGACTGGGGGTTTCCAATACCTTTGTGAACAGCTTTTG GTACTTGGATCAGCTTGGAATGGCAGCAAAATACAGCACTAAGGTTTATTGCCGGCAGAGTCTGATCGGCGGGAACTATGGTCTGCTTAACACCACCACTTTCATCCCTAACCCAGATTATTACAG TGCACTTCTATGGAATCGGCTTATGGGCAAAGGCGTTCTCTCTATAGACATTGACTCTCCATCCCCTTTGCGGAGTTATGCCCATTGCTCAAGAGGAAGA GAAGGTGTAACTCTGCTTCTGATCAACTTCAGCAATGAGACCAACTATAAGATCAGCGTCCGGAACAGGATGAACTTAAGATTGAGAATCAAGGAGTCGATGGATAACAGAGAGAGCATTATTCTTAGAGGCCTGAAAAAGATGGTCTCTTTCATCGGGATAGGAGCATCAGAGGCATCACTGAAGAGAGAAGAGTACCATTTGACTCCGAGAGATGGTTTTCTGCAGAGCCAAACAATGCTTTTGAACGGGACTCCTTTGGATCTCACCGAAGACGGGAAGATTCCGACTTTGGAGCCATCACTTGTTGGTGTGAATTCTCCCATCTCCATTGCTCCTCTGTCCATTGCTTTCGTCGTTCTTCCTAATTTTGATGCTCCATCCTGTGTTTGA
- the LOC116187405 gene encoding transcription factor PIF7-like, whose product MNMSEYECLVPELEWNLTGHQRQQEQVGAGEEDRNRNLNLNQNQNQNRIQQKGHANNCNNISSHSHVQQHCSISSFHQNHHHHHSSVPIPTSMNNIQQIEELAWENGQLTMHGHSGSVLPTAMPKAVWSNNDTLESIVRQASNHNQYHVSNVATNDVNPTCVNKGSCSVDKKPDKLVKTNSGRTRSENITAPVLKKRVRSESEQCRTTSNNLFSTSSGYRNNDQEERKVKITDHRSMCASASATFGREDRDTTMMTWPSFDSSRSFKTNQTTDDDSAASPGGSEEDQETKTETGRSLSSRQTRAAAIHNQSERRRRDRINQKMKTLQRLVPNSRKTDKASMLDEVIEYLKQLQAQVQMMSATRNINSLPQMMMMPIGVTPQQQLQMSLFSRISGGVGLGLGMGMAGIGAGMGVLDMSSMARGPAQPPGLSPLLHPTSAQFVVPTTHPMTSAQAPAATGNSGSLHFPDPYCALIAQNMNDIELYRKMAALYRQQAATNPSSKTNEGKRE is encoded by the exons ATGAATATGAGTGAATACGAGTGTCTAGTACCGGAACTAGAATGGAATCTGACGGGGCACCAGCGACAGCAAGAACAAGTTGGGGCAGGCGAAGAAGATCGGAATCGGAATCTGAATCTGAATCAGAATCAGAATCAGAATCGGATTCAGCAGAAGGGTCATGCCAATAATTGTAACAACATATCCTCTCACTCTCACGTGCAACAACACTGCAGCATCAGCAGCTTCCATcagaatcatcatcatcatcattcttCTGTTCCCATACCCAC ATCTATGAACAATATCCAGCAAATTGAAGAGCTGGCATGGGAAAACGGGCAGTTAACCATGCACGGTCACAGTGGATCCGTCCTTCCCACGGCCATGCCAAAGGCCGTATGGAGCAACAATGACACGCTTGAGTCCATCGTTCGTCAAGCTTCTAATCACAACCAATACCATGTCAGTAATGTTGCTACCAACGATGTGAATCCTACATGTGTAAACAAGGGGTCTTGCTCAGTCGACAAAAAACCGGATAAACTAGTGAAAACCAACTCTGGTCGTACTAGGTCAGAGAACATTACTGCTCCTGTGCTGAAGAAACGGGTGCGATCGGAATCGGAGCAGTGCAGGACAACCAGTAATAACTTGTTTAGCACAAGTTCTGGTTATAGGAATAATGACCAAGAAGAAAGGAAGGTTAAGATTACGGATCACCGGAGCATGTGTGCAAGTGCAAGCGCCACATTCGGCAGGGAAGATCGCGACACTACTATGATGACTTGGCCATCCTTCGATTCTTCCCGAAGCTTCAAAACCAACCAGACAACAGATGACGATTCTGCTGCTTCCCCTGGTGGATCT GAAGAAGATCAAGAGACCAAAACTGAGACCGGTCGATCCCTCTCGAGCAGGCAAACTAGAGCAGCTGCTATTCACAATCAGTCGGAGCGG AGACGTAGAGATAGAATAAACCAGAAGATGAAAACTCTCCAGAGGTTGGTCCCTAATTCGCGTAAG ACAGATAAAGCGTCAATGCTGGACGAGGTCATCGAGTACTTAAAACAGTTGCAAGCGCAGGTTCAGATGATGAGCGCCACGAGGAACATCAACAGCTTGCCCcaaatgatgatgatgccCATTGGGGTGACCCCTCAGCAGCAGCTGCAGATGTCTCTCTTCTCTCGGATCTCTGGTGGGGTCGGGCTTGGACTCGGTATGGGAATGGCCGGAATTGGAGCTGGTATGGGAGTGCTCGACATGAGTTCAATGGCACGAGGTCCAGCTCAGCCTCCAGGTCTATCTCCACTCCTCCACCCTACTTCGGCACAGTTCGTGGTGCCAACCACCCACCCAATGACATCGGCTCAAGCCCCTGCTGCTACCGGAAACAGTGGTTCGCTTCATTTTCCGGATCCTTATTGTGCCTTGATTGCACAA AATATGAACGACATAGAGCTCTACAGAAAGATGGCAGCACTATACAGACAACAGGCAGCTACTAATCCATCGTCCAAGACAAATGAGGGAAAGAGGGAATGA